A single window of Colletes latitarsis isolate SP2378_abdomen chromosome 4, iyColLati1, whole genome shotgun sequence DNA harbors:
- the LOC143340942 gene encoding trehalase isoform X4, producing MASIYKDSKTFVDMKMKYSPNETLALFREFMEQVDQMPSRHQIEQFVNRAFDPEGSEFEDWDPEDWTMHPKFLNKIADENLRRFASDLNQIWKMLGRKMKDDVRINEDRYSIIYVPHPVIVPGGRFREFYYWDSYWIIKGLLLSEMYTTVKGMLTNFVSLVDKIGLIPNGGRIYYTMRSHPPLLIPMVEEYLKTTQDYKWLEDNFHLLEKEFNFWMTNRTVEVDLDGTKYTLARYYEESMGPRPESYKEDYLTSQNFRTNEEKENYYAELKTAAESGWDFSSRWFILNGTNKGNLTNLKTRYIIPVDLNAIIYRNAQLLAKYSQRMGIESKAIYYRKRADEWKRAVTAVLWHDEVGAWLDYDILNDIKRDYFYPTNILPLWTFCYDLDKREEYVAKVLKYLEKNQIMLNPGGIPSTREHSGEQWDYPNAWPPLQYFVIMSLDYTNDPWAQRLAYEIGQRWVRSNYKAFNETQAMFEKYDATMSGGHGGGGEYEVQLGFGWTNGIVMDLLDKYGDRLTAEDHFVYDDVVESASAPPPVVVSTAGQVMTGILAVIISLAAGFIGMVVYKRRHYYVPGPSTMPNKRKVISPNSNLYRKRIAYTELRDMNND from the exons ATGGCGTCGATCTACAAGGACTCGAAGACCTTCGTGGACATGAAGATGAAGTATTCGCCGAATGAGACGCTGGCGTTGTTCCGGGAGTTCATGGAACAGGTCGACCAGATGCCCAGCAGGCACCAGATCGAGCAATTCGTGAACCGAGCCTTCGATCCCGAGGGATCGGAGTTCGAGGATTGGGACCCGGAGGACTGGACCATGCATCCTAAGTTCCTGAACAAGATCGCGGACGAGAATCTCCGGAGGTTCGCCTCGGATCTGAATCAAATCTGGAAGATGCTCGGTAGAAAGATGAAGGACGACGTAAGGATCAACGAGGATCGATATTCCATCATTTACGTGCCTCATCCCGTGATCGTTCCCGGCGGTCGATTCCGTGAATTCTATTACTGGGACTCGTACTGGATCATCAAGGGGTTGCTTCTGTCGGAGATGTACACCACCGTGAAGGGGATGCTGACCAACTTCGTGTCGCTGGTGGACAAAATCGGCTTGATACCGAACGGTGGAAGGATCTATTACACCATGAGATCCCATCCCCCGTTGTTGATCCCCATGGTCGAGGAGTATCTGAAAACGACCCAAGATTACAAGTGGCTGGAGGATAATTTTCATTTGCTCGAGAAAGAGTTCAACTTCTGGATGACCAATCGAACGGTCGAGGTCGACTTGGACGGGACGAAGTACACCCTGGCTAGATACTACGAGGAATCGATGGGCCCGCGACCCGAGTCCTACAA AGAGGATTATCTAACGAGCCAAAACTTCCGCACCAACGAGGAGAAGGAGAACTACTACGCGGAGCTGAAGACCGCCGCCGAGTCGggctgggatttttctagtcgTTGGTTCATACTCAATGGCACGAACAAAG GTAACCTGACGAACTTGAAAACGAGATACATTATCCCCGTCGATTTGAACGCGATCATATATCGGAATGCGCAGCTGCTGGCCAAGTACAGCCAGAGGATGGGCATCGAAAGCAAGGCTATCTATTACCGAAAAAGAGCCGACGAGTGGAAGAGAGCGGTGACCGCCGTGCTGTGGCACGACGAAGTCGGCGCCTGGCTCGACTACGACATATTGAACGACATCAAGAGAGACTATTTCTATCCAACGAACATTCTGCCGCTGTGGACGTTCTGCTACGACCTCGACAAGAGGGAGGAGTACGTGGCCAAGGTGCTCAAGTATCTCGAGAAGAATCAGATCATGTTGAATCCGGGCGGCATACCGTCCACGCGCGAACACTCCGGTGAACAGTGGGACTATCCGAACGCGTGGCCCCCGTTGCAGTACTTCGTCATCATGTCGCTGGACTACACGAACGACCCGTGGGCCCAGAGACTCGCCTACGAGATCGGCCAGAGATGGGTCCGTAGCAACTACAAAGCGTTCAACGAGACCCAAGCCATGTTCGAGAAG TACGACGCGACGATGTCGGGCGGCCACGGGGGTGGGGGCGAGTACGAGGTCCAACTTGGCTTCGGCTGGACGAACGGAATCGTCATGGACTTGCTGGACAAGTACGGTGATAGGTTGACGGCCGAGGATCATTTCGTGTACGACGACGTCGTCGAGAGCGCCTCGGCGCCGCCGCCAGTAGTCGTGTCGACGGCTGGCCAGGTGATGACTGGCATTCTAGCTGTCATTATATCGCTGGCTGCAGGATTCATAGG